In Ktedonobacteraceae bacterium, the DNA window GCACAGAACGGCGCAGGAGCAAGAGCGCTCCCTCATCCGGTTCCATCTGCTCCAGGTTGATACGATGTGCAAACGTCCTTGTTGACTGCGTGCGCGTTGTCAGCAGAATAGCACCTCTACTACCCGGAGGGATAAAGTCCTGGAGGATGCTCAGATCATCCATATTGTCGAGGATCAGCAGCCAGTTCTGATTGTTATTGAGCCAGCGCTTCACCGCGTTGACTTGCTGTTCCTCATCCGATTGGCCCTTATCCGGTAGCTTCAAAAGCGTTGCGAGCTTGACGAACCCGGAGTATAGAACCTCTTTTGTTTCGGCCTGCGACCAAAGAACTGCCTGATACTCGTTTCTGTAACGATAGGCATATTCTACTGCCGTCTGGGTTTTGCCAATGCCCCCCAGACCACAGAGGGCCTGTATACGCTCTAGAGCACAGGTATTACCTGTATGCAACAGAGTATGTAGATGCTGGATGGCATCTTCACGCCCTGTAAAAAACGGATTCTTCCCATACGGAACATACCAGAACTGCGAGTTTACATATGGGCCAGACGATACAACCTGCTGGATTTCCTGGAACTCTTCGGACAGGCTGTGATTATCGGCGCGTGTATTCTCTTGCAAAAACCCAAGTTCTTCGGCGCTCTTCCCGAAGAGTTCGCAGAGTTTCTGACGAAAATGCAGACCTGGAAATATATTGCCTCGCTCCCATCTGCTCACGCTGGGAGCGGTCGTCCCGATCATTTCGGCCACCTGCTCCTGTGACCACAGGCGTTGCTCGCGTTCCTGTTTCAGACGTTGGGCGAATCCTTGCATGACATCTTCTCTTTCCCCCGGTATGTTTTGATAGTTCACCAATGAATACGCAATGCAAGAGGTATTGGATGATTCGCCGGTACCTTCATTTCACGGTTCGTATCAATCAGGACAGAAATCTAATTTTGTCTTATAATCAGTTTTGGATATGAATGAGCCATTTCGCCGCAAGATTTCTTTAATTTTCATATCTGTCTGAAGGAGATGTATTTCTCATGCCCTGGACACCATTAGCCGAGCGCTTTTCTCAGTTGCCACTCATTCTCGCCGGACCTATGCTTCGTCGTGTTGAGCCTGGGTCTGTCACCGTCTGGCTTGCATTGAGAGAGGCCAGGATGGTAACACTGCGTGTGTATCGCAAGGATGAGGATGGAAAGCTGGTCGAGCAGATCATTGGGACACGCCGGACCGCCCGCCTCGGTGATTATTTGCACATCGTCGCGGTAACCGCCCATGCACGTGAGGGTCAGCAACTTGCCTGGGGCGATCTCTATTACTATGATGTATTCTTTCAGGCGGATAATGCTGAAGATCACGCGGCATCAACGGCAGATCATCTCAATACGCCTGGTATTCTGACTGCTGATCCCTCTTCAGCAGAGCCGGTGCATCGTTTAATCTACCCTGGACATCCACTTCCCAGTTTCGTACTGCCCCCTGAGGACCTGAACCGGCTGCGCATCTTGCATGGATCGTGTCGCAAGCCGCATGGAACCGGCAAAGAAATGCTGGCCGCCCTTGATAGCATATTGGAAACCATACTGTATGATGCAAGAAAGCGGCCTCAACACCTCTTTCTGACCGGAGACCAGATTTACGCCGACGATGTGGCCGCTCCTCTCCTATGTGCCCTCATGGATGCCGGGGATTTTCTGCTGTCAGGAAACCAGATAGAGATACTCCCCATTGTTGGCGTACCGGCACGTAATTTACCACCAGGATGCCGGGGACGCGTGGTGCGAAACCAGGCAATGTTCACAACAACTACACCCAAGAATCAGCTGTTATCCCTGGCCGAATACGTTGCCATGTATCTTTTTGTCTGGTCGGATGTCCTCTGGCCGGATGAACTGCCTGAGATGAAGGAAATACAGCAAAAGTATGCCTTTGTAGAAAATGAAGATGTTCCCGGTGAGTCGCAAGAGCAATATGCGGACAACTTAAACAAATTGCGCCAGTTCCGTGCTACACTGCCAAACGTGAGGCGATTGCTGGCAAATATTCCACTCCTTACGGTCTGTGACGATCATGATGTCACTGATGACTGGTATCTTGATGGGGCCTGGTGCCAGCAGGTCTTGAACAGCAAACTTGGGCACAGGGTTGTTCGCAATGCCTTGCTTGCCTATGCGCTTTTCCAGGCCTGGGGCAATACCCCCGATCAGTTTGAGCAACCCCAGGGGCAAGCCTTTCTAGATGCTCTCAACGAGTGGCGTGGAGAGGAGTCGGGCCCTCGCGCAACTACCATCACTACCATGCTCGATATACCCGATTCTTTTGATGGAAAAGGGATATTACCGCATAGGGAACACGCATTCAAATGGCATTATGCCTATTCGGGTCCGCGCTACCAGGTTATCGTCATGGATACGCGAACGCATCGTCTCTATCGCACTCCCACCTCATTTCCCGGCCTGCTGTCTCCAGAGGCATTAAAAACACAGGTGGCTCATGCCATGCGCAGGGATGTGGATGTCACAATCATCATCTCTGCCACTCCCGTCATTGGTCAGAATTTTGTTGAATCGCTCCAATTCTGGAGCCATTGGAGCCTTAGAAATAATTATGCCTTAGATCGAGAGGCCTGGGCCCTGGATTGGGATACCTTCCAGCCTTTCCTTAAAACGCTGGCGGCAATGAAACGGGTCGTTATCCTCTCGGGAGATGTCCATTATGCTTTTGGCTCCAGCCTGGATTACTGGAGCCGTAAAGAGCGGACAACCGCTAAAATAGTCGATTACACTTCCAGCGCCCTGCTCAATGAGGTATCGGGTCCTGAAATAGCCGTTCTCACCACTATCTATCCGCAACTTGCCAGATTGATACGAGCCGAGGATTCGGCACAGCAAGATTTTTTCGCCTGGGATGTGGACCGTGTTCTTCATCATCATCACGTCCTGAGAACAATACTCAGAATTGTGATGTGGCGCATATATCTTATCTGGTGGGCATTGCCCAAATTGATCGACGCGCGCCGTGCAAGCACAGAGATTGTTTTGCCCGCACATGGATGGCCCCCGGGAGCATTCAATACCATCCAGCCAGATCGTAGTTACCGCGTACACTATTTACGCGATCAGCTTGATAGTACTAAACCCAGGAGCGCAGCTCTGAAAAAAAGGCGTACATCGCACTTGAGACTGCCTGGATGGCTACTCAAGCTGGGGCGTGCGGCATTGAAAGTTCTTACAATATCTGAAACCCGGGTAGGAAGGGCGCGCAGGAGAATAGGGAGAAGGGCTATCAGGTATGTGCAAAAACCGGGATCACACGTGCGAAAACGCTCCGCATATAGCGCGATAAGGGGAACAGATCTTATGGAAGCCAGGCTGGAAAGACACAAGGTTACGTTGGGAGAGGCAATATTCCATCATCAGCAGTGGCTTCAACAGTGGAAGGCGGGCTCGCATATCATCGGCTATGCGAATGCCGGAGAGATTGTCTTCAACTGGAAGAACGATCAACAGGAAGTAATTCAGCGTCTGTGGTGGTGGCCGCCCGATCAGCCTGATCAGCCAGCTCTTGCCTCTGAATTTCATGAAACGCTCAAATTGCCTTCGCCCGATGATGCTCC includes these proteins:
- a CDS encoding helix-turn-helix domain-containing protein; this translates as MQGFAQRLKQEREQRLWSQEQVAEMIGTTAPSVSRWERGNIFPGLHFRQKLCELFGKSAEELGFLQENTRADNHSLSEEFQEIQQVVSSGPYVNSQFWYVPYGKNPFFTGREDAIQHLHTLLHTGNTCALERIQALCGLGGIGKTQTAVEYAYRYRNEYQAVLWSQAETKEVLYSGFVKLATLLKLPDKGQSDEEQQVNAVKRWLNNNQNWLLILDNMDDLSILQDFIPPGSRGAILLTTRTQSTRTFAHRINLEQMEPDEGALLLLRRSVRIECDASLEDASSADRSIAREISRMMGGLPLALDQAGAYIEETACSLSDYLERYQKRRPALLSLRDFRGGVSTTHPQSVTATFTHALESVERANPAAVELLRLCAFLQPDAIPESILMEDDVDFGPVLQPLAADPFMFDTAIAVLRTHSLLRRNTGTRTLALHCLVQAVLRDTMNAETQHLWSERALRASDSLRLCKRTASR